One window from the genome of Salisaeta longa DSM 21114 encodes:
- a CDS encoding amidohydrolase, producing the protein MLDHVSPVDAAHLPDALTDILDDEPTFERLLRALRRHLHMHPEVGMKEEQTSAFIRKTLEGYGLDVQGPVASTGLFVDIVGAEDGPKVGYRADIDALPAHDQKQVPYRSQVPNAAHLCGHDAHTTVAIGVALLLHARRDELAGTVRVFFQPNEEGLPSGAPLMIRSGVLNGLSAVYGIHVEPKLDVGCYGLRVGPITAASDRFDVQVRQEGTGHSARPHEGADTVWIATQIMQQFYQLVGRVTDARNPAVLTICKMNGSEAHNVIPEIATFGGTLRTVDATDREIIRRHMRQTAQELGALYGARVELHIEDGAPAVVNDEALIENIEDTVDAMFGAEAIHWIPDTSMGGEDFAHYLKHVPGAFLRVGTRSGPETRYPLHHHHFNIDERALAPTARLMAQVLANHTAHRVTGAAAVSDGRPGAKAHTQRAARA; encoded by the coding sequence ATGCTCGATCACGTTTCGCCGGTTGATGCGGCCCACCTGCCCGACGCCCTCACGGATATCCTGGATGACGAACCGACCTTTGAGCGTCTGCTGCGGGCGCTCCGGCGGCATCTGCACATGCATCCCGAGGTGGGGATGAAGGAGGAGCAGACGTCCGCCTTCATCCGGAAAACGCTGGAGGGGTACGGGCTCGACGTGCAGGGGCCGGTGGCGAGCACGGGCTTGTTTGTTGACATTGTGGGCGCCGAGGACGGGCCGAAGGTGGGCTACCGGGCCGATATCGACGCGCTGCCCGCGCATGATCAGAAGCAGGTGCCGTATCGGTCGCAGGTGCCCAATGCGGCGCACCTGTGCGGGCACGATGCGCACACCACGGTTGCTATTGGCGTAGCGCTTCTGCTGCACGCGCGCCGCGACGAGCTGGCGGGCACCGTGCGGGTCTTCTTTCAGCCCAACGAGGAGGGCTTGCCCAGCGGGGCGCCGCTCATGATCCGCTCGGGCGTGCTGAATGGACTCAGTGCGGTGTACGGCATCCACGTGGAGCCGAAGCTGGACGTGGGCTGCTATGGATTGCGCGTGGGGCCCATCACGGCGGCTTCGGATCGCTTCGACGTGCAGGTGCGGCAAGAGGGCACGGGCCACTCGGCGCGTCCGCACGAAGGGGCCGATACCGTGTGGATCGCTACGCAAATCATGCAACAGTTTTACCAGCTCGTGGGCCGCGTCACCGACGCGCGCAATCCGGCGGTGCTCACGATTTGCAAGATGAACGGCAGCGAGGCGCACAACGTCATTCCCGAGATTGCCACGTTTGGCGGCACGCTGCGAACGGTCGACGCGACGGATCGCGAGATCATTCGGCGGCACATGCGGCAGACGGCGCAAGAGCTCGGGGCGCTCTACGGCGCGCGCGTCGAGCTGCACATCGAGGACGGCGCGCCTGCGGTGGTGAACGATGAGGCGCTGATCGAAAACATCGAGGACACGGTCGATGCGATGTTTGGGGCCGAGGCCATCCACTGGATTCCGGACACGAGCATGGGCGGCGAGGACTTTGCGCACTACCTGAAGCACGTGCCGGGGGCCTTTTTGCGGGTGGGCACGCGCTCGGGCCCCGAGACGCGCTATCCGCTCCACCACCATCACTTCAACATCGACGAGCGGGCCCTCGCGCCCACCGCGCGCTTGATGGCGCAGGTGCTGGCCAATCACACGGCGCATCGCGTCACGGGGGCGGCGGCTGTGTCTGACGGTCGGCCCGGTGCGAAGGCCCATACGCAGCGCGCAGCCCGGGCCTAG